A stretch of the Vitis vinifera cultivar Pinot Noir 40024 chromosome 16, ASM3070453v1 genome encodes the following:
- the LOC100252831 gene encoding pentatricopeptide repeat-containing protein At3g18110, chloroplastic isoform X2, whose amino-acid sequence MPVAMACAGVLAFSSAPKNSDPSSSSSSSKVCRSSTATVSCVSHCVCSAASTSTATEQANLQKFSYSRASPSVRWPHLKLTENYPPSQRPTHVVEDVGLLEDTHDSLGKEEIREIGEAGFGEGLELGDETQDFLGKTSKNRVKKMTKLALKRAKDWRQRVQFLTDRILGLKSEEFVADVLDDRKVQMTPTDFCFVVKWVGQSSWQRALEVYEWLNLRHWYSPNARMLATILSVLGKANQEALAVEIFARAEAASGNTVQVYNAMMGVYARTGRFTKVQELLDLMRSRGCEPDLVSFNTLINARLKSGTMVTNLAIELLNEVRRSGIQPDIITYNTLISACSRESNLEEAVKVYNDMVAHRCQPDLWTYNAMISVYGRCGMSREAGRLFKDLESKGFLPDAVTYNSLLYAFAREGNVDKVKEICEDMVKMGFGKDEMTYNTIIHMYGKRGQHDLAFQLYSDMKLSGRSPDAVTYTVLIDSLGKANMIKEAAEVMSEMLNARVKPTLRTFSALICGYAKAGKRVEAEETFDCMLRSGIKPDHLAYSVMLDILLRFNESGKAMKLYQEMVLHSFKPDHALYEVMLRVLGKENREEDVHKVVKDMEELCGMNSQVICSILVKGECFDHAANMLRLAISQGCELDRENLLSILGSYGSSGRHLEARELLDFLREHSSGSHQLINEALIIMLCKAHQLGDALREYGKARDFGLFCGSFTMYESLLLCCEENELFAEASQIFSDMRFYGVEPSDHLYRSMVVTYCKMGFPETAHYLIDQAEEKGLLFDDVSIHTGVIEAYGKLKLWQKAESLVGSLRQKCTMVDRKVWNALIHAYAASGCYERARAIFNTMMRDGPSPTVDSVNGLMQALIVDGRLDELYVVIQELQDMGFKISKSSITLMLDAFAHAGNIFEVKKIYQGMKAAGYFPTMHLYRIMIGLLAKGKRVRDVEAMVSEMEVARFKPDLSIWNSVLKLYTGIGDFKKTGQVYQLIQEAGLKPDEDTYNTLILMYCRDRRPEEGLSLMHEMRRVGLEPKLDTYKSLISAFGKLQMVEQAEELFEGLLSKECKLDRSFYHIMMKMFRNSGNHSKAEKLLGVMKEAGVEPTIATMHLLMVSYSGSGQPEEAEKVLDNLKVEGLPLSTLPYSSVIDAYLKNGDHNVAIQKLMEMKKDGLEPDHRIWTCFVRAASLSQHTSEAIVLLKALRDTGFDLPISF is encoded by the coding sequence ATGCCAGTGGCAATGGCATGCGCTGGAGTGCTGGCATTCTCATCTGCGCCCAAAAACTCAGacccatcatcatcatcatcatcatcaaaggTATGCAGAAGCTCTACTGCTACAGTTTCTTGCGTTTCACATTGCGTATGTTCTGCTGCCAGTACCAGTACTGCCACTGAACAAGCAAATTTACAGAAATTTAGTTACAGCAGGGCGTCTCCATCTGTGAGATGGCCTCACCTGAAGCTGACTGAGAATTACCCACCATCACAGAGGCCTACCCATGTTGTGGAAGATGTGGGTCTTTTGGAAGACACTCATGATTCTTTAGGAAAAGAGGAAATTAGGGAGATAGGTGAAGCGGGTTTTGGGGAGGGTTTGGAATTGGGTGATGAAACCCAGGATTTTTTGGGGAAAACTAGTAAGAATAGGGTGAAGAAAATGACTAAATTGGCTCTTAAAAGGGCTAAAGACTGGAGGCAGAGGGTACAGTTTTTGACCGATAGGATACTGGGGTTGAAATCAGAGGAGTTTGTGGCTGATGTGTTGGATGATAGAAAGGTTCAGATGACGCCTACAGATTTTTGCTTTGTTGTGAAGTGGGTTGGGCAGTCGAGCTGGCAACGGGCATTGGAGGTTTACGAGTGGCTGAATCTTCGCCACTGGTACTCTCCCAATGCCAGGATGCTCGCCACTATATTGTCGGTGCTCGGGAAGGCCAATCAGGAAGCATTGGCTGTGGAAATATTTGCCCGAGCAGAGGCTGCATCTGGTAACACTGTCCAAGTTTACAATGCAATGATGGGTGTTTATGCCCGAACAGGTCGGTTCACTAAGGTTCAAGAATTGCTTGATTTAATGCGGTCACGGGGATGTGAGCCAGATCTTGTGAGCTTCAATACTTTGATAAATGCCCGGTTGAAATCAGGTACCATGGTAACAAATTTGGCAATTGAACTGCTTAATGAGGTTAGAAGGTCAGGTATTCAACCTGATATAATCACTTACAACACTCTTATTAGTGCTTGTTCACGTGAGTCCAATTTGGAGGAGGCAGTGAAGGTGTACAATGACATGGTGGCTCATCGTTGTCAACCTGATTTATGGACTTATAATGCAATGATTTCAGTTTATGGAAGATGTGGAATGTCCAGAGAGGCAGGTAGGCTCTTTAAGGACTTGGAGTCAAAAGGGTTTCTCCCTGATGCAGTGACGTATAATTCTCTGCTATATGCATTTGCTAGAGAAGGGAATGTGGATAAGGTCAAGGAGATTTGCGAGGACATGgtaaaaatgggttttggaaAAGATGAAATGACTTATAACACCATTATCCACATGTATGGAAAGCGAGGACAGCATGATCTAGCATTTCAGCTTTATAGTGACATGAAACTGTCAGGCCGAAGTCCTGATGCTGTTACCTACACTGTTTTGATTGATTCACTTGGGAAAGCAAATATGATAAAGGAGGCTGCAGAGGTGATGTCCGAGATGTTGAATGCAAGAGTTAAACCCACTTTGCGAACTTTCAGTGCTTTGATTTGTGGGTATGCCAAGGCCGGGAAGAGGGTGGAGGCTGAAGAGACTTTTGATTGCATGTTGAGGTCCGGGATCAAACCTGATCATCTAGCATACTCTGTTATGTTAGATATCCTTTTAAGGTTTAATGAGAGTGGGAAGGCAATGAAGTTGTATCAAGAAATGGTTCTTCATAGTTTCAAGCCGGATCATGCCCTTTATGAGGTCATGCTTCGAGTACTTGGGAAGGAAAACAGAGAGGAAGATGTTCACAAAGTGGTCAAGGATATGGAGGAGTTATGTGGTATGAACTCACAAGTTATTTGTTCTATTCTTGTTAAGGGGGAATGTTTTGACCATGCTGCTAACATGTTGAGATTGGCCATCAGCCAGGGCTGTGAACTTGACCGTGAGAATTTGTTATCTATTTTGGGTTCATATGGTTCATCTGGAAGACACTTGGAGGCACGGGAGTTGCTTGATTTCTTGAGAGAACATTCTTCTGGATCGCATCAATTGATAAATGAGGCTCTGATTATCATGCTTTGCAAGGCTCACCAGCTGGGTGATGCTTTGAGAGAATATGGCAAAGCTAGGGATTTTGGTTTGTTTTGTGGAAGTTTCACCATGTATGAGTCCTTGCTTCTGTGCTGTGAAGAAAATGAACTCTTTGCTGAAGCTTCTCAGATATTTTCTGATATGAGATTTTATGGTGTGGAACCTTCTGATCACCTTTACCGAAGCATGGTAGTTACATATTGTAAAATGGGATTCCCTGAGACAGCTCATTATTTGATTGATCAGGCAGAGGAAAAAGGCCTTCTATTCGATGATGTATCCATCCATACTGGTGTTATTGAGGCATATGGGAAATTGAAGCTGTGGCAAAAAGCAGAAAGCTTGGTTGGAAGTCTTCGACAGAAGTGTACAATGGTGGATCGGAAGGTTTGGAATGCCTTAATACATGCTTATGCAGCAAGTGGCTGCTATGAGCGAGCAAGGGCTATTTTTAATACAATGATGAGAGATGGTCCTTCCCCAACTGTAGATTCCGTGAATGGTCTCATGCAAGCTTTAATTGTTGATGGGAGACTAGATGAGCTCTATGTGGTAATACAGGAGTTGCAAGATATGGGTTTTAAGATAAGTAAAAGTTCAATTACACTGATGCTTGATGCATTTGCACATGCAGGGAACATATTTGAGGTGAAAAAAATATACCAGGGAATGAAGGCTGCCGGTTATTTTCCTACCATGCATCTCTACAGAATCATGATTGGGTTGCTAGCCAAGGGAAAACGAGTAAGGGATGTTGAAGCAATGGTTTCTGAGATGGAAGTAGCAAGATTCAAGCCCGACCTTTCTATATGGAATTCTGTGCTCAAATTATACACAGGAATTGGGGATTTTAAAAAGACGGGTcaggtgtatcagctgattcaagAAGCTGGACTTAAACCAGATGAGGACACTTACAATACTTTAATATTAATGTACTGTAGAGATCGTAGACCAGAAGAAGGTTTGTCCCTGATGCATGAAATGAGAAGGGTTGGTTTGGAGCCTAAATTGGACACTTACAAAAGCCTGATTTCAGCATTTGGGAAACTGCAGATGGTAGAACAAGCTGAGGAACTTTTTGAAGGGTTGCTGTCAAAAGAGTGTAAATTGGATCGCtctttttatcatattatgATGAAAATGTTTAGAAATTCTGGAAACCATTCCAAAGCTGAAAAGCTACTTGGCGTGATGAAGGAAGCTGGAGTAGAACCTACCATTGCCACAATGCACTTACTTATGGTTTCTTATAGTGGTTCTGGACAGCCAGAGGAAGCTGAAAAAGTTCTTGATAATT
- the LOC100257976 gene encoding pentatricopeptide repeat-containing protein CRP1, chloroplastic — translation MLSIKCCQSVSLFHQQLGQYKPMKMHFMVSLMGPPFPTLINTHMKNKHQVSVEEVSISENGEELSGVVYNARIRESCRVGDVDKAMKLLAQMEALGFSLSLGSYTTVIEALGSVGRTLEAEAIFREMVHLGLKLDLRVYNVMLRSCLRKGLLELADKVLAEMDALGIGRNRATYEALVDYYGRAGRLNDVWAVIGEMSRDGFGPDSFVYSKVIGVYRDNGMWKKAMEIVREIREMGVSLDKRIYNSIIDTFGKCGELSEALEVFEKMQEEGVKPDIMTWNSLIQWHCKAGDVGKALELFSKMQEEGLYPDPKIFITIISRLGEQGKWDVIKRNFENMKCRGHQRSGAIYAILVDIYGQYGRFQGPEECISALKSEGIQPSASMFCVLANAYAQQGLCEQTVKVLQLMETEGIEPNLIMLNMLINAFGIAGRHLEALSVYHHIKDTGISPDVVTYSTLMKACIRARKFDKVPEIYEEMESAGCTPDRKAREMLQTALLVLQQRH, via the exons ATGCTCAGCATCAAGTGTTGCCAATCGGTTTCCTTGTTTCACCAACAATTGGGGCAGTATAAGCCCATGAAAATGCACTTCATGGTCTCTCTTATGGGTCCACCATTTCCAACTTTGATCAATACCCACATGAAAAACAAGCATCAAGTCAGTGTAGAAGAGGTTTCCATTTCAGAAAATGGGGAAGAGCTCTCTGGGGTTGTGTACAATGCTAGGATTAGGGAAAGTTGCAGAGTAGGGGATGTTGATAAGGCCATGAAGCTGTTAGCTCAAATGGAGGCTCTCGGGTTTAGTCTTAGCTTGGGAAGTTACACCACTGTAATTGAGGCCTTAGGGAGTGTTGGGAGGACCTTGGAAGCCGAGGCCATTTTTAGGGAAATGGTGCATTTGGGGTTGAAGCTTGATTTGAGGGTGTATAATGTGATGCTTAGAAGCTGTTTGAGAAAAGGCCTGTTAGAGCTTGCAGATAAAGTTTTGGCGGAAATGGATGCTTTAGGAATTGGGAGGAACCGAGCAACTTATGAGGCCCTTGTTGATTATTATGGCCGTGCAGGGCGGTTAAATGATGTTTGGGCGGTTATCGGTGAAATGAGTAGGGATGGATTTGGACCAGACTCATTTGTATATAGTAAGGTGATTGGTGTGTATAGGGATAATGGGATGTGGAAGAAAGCAATGGAGATTGTGAGAGAGATAAGGGAGATGGGGGTTTCACTAGACAAGAGGATTTATAATAGCATAATTGATACGTTTGGCAAGTGTGGTGAGTTGAGTGAGGCCTTGGAAGTGTTTGAGAAAATGCAGGAAGAAGGCGTGAAACCGGATATAATGACATGGAATTCTTTGATTCAGTGGCACTGCAAGGCAGGGGATGTCGGTAAAGCACTTGAGTTATTTAGTAAGATGCAAGAAGAAGGGTTGTACCCTGACCCGAAGATCTTCATCACTATCATCAGCCGTTTAGGGGAGCAGGGGAAGTGGGATGTGATAAAAAGGAATTTTGAGAATATGAAATGCAGAGGGCATCAAAGAAGTGGTGCCATTTATGCCATTCTGGTTGATATTTATGGGCAGTATGGAAGATTCCAGGGCCCGGAAGAGTGCATATCTGCTTTAAAATCGGAAGGTATTCAGCCATCAGCTAGCATGTTTTGTGTGTTGGCAAATGCATATGCTCAACAG GGTTTATGTGAGCAAACAGTTAAGGTTCTTCAGCTCATGGAGACAGAAGGAATTGAACCAAACCTTATAATGCTGAACATGTTGATCAATGCATTTGGCATTGCTGGGAGACATTTGGAGGCTCTATCAGTTTATCATCATATAAAAGACACA GGTATCAGTCCTGATGTGGTCACTTACAGTACACTTATGAAGGCATGTATTAGGGCAAGAAAGTTTGACAAG GTCCCTGAGATATATGAGGAAATGGAATCTGCTGGATGTACTCCAGATAGGAAGGCTAGAGAGATGCTTCAAACTGCACTTTTGGTCCTGCAGCAGAGACATT GA